Proteins from a genomic interval of Syngnathus typhle isolate RoL2023-S1 ecotype Sweden linkage group LG15, RoL_Styp_1.0, whole genome shotgun sequence:
- the esrra gene encoding steroid hormone receptor ERR1 isoform X2 — protein MSSRDRRSDVYIKAEPSSPEGGGGGRTSPGGASSDSSQSGGGETRGDGAKRYSPPLYTPALRCHFKDESGDGADEGSTANGAGRCKYALSTLPKRLCLVCGDVASGYHYGVASCEACKAFFKRTIQGNIEYSCPASNECEITKRRRKACQACRFTKCLKVGMLKEGVRLDRVRGGRQKYKRRPEVENATYQSVPLSLTKDNEKGSSNIIVSHLLVAEPEKLFAMPDPLQPDTAQRTLTTLCDLADRELVVIIGWAKHIPGFLSLSLADQMSVLQSVWLEVLVLGVAYRSLGCEDEVVFAEDFVLDEEMSRVAGLTELNAAISQLARRFRALNVDREEFVMLKAIALTNSDSVYIEDMEAVQKLRDLLHQALLDLECQRRPDDPQRAGRLLLTLPLLRQTAGRALTTFYSIKTRGGIPMHKLFLEMLEAMMDSP, from the exons ATGTCTTCCAGGGATCGCCGGTCCGACGTCTACATCAAGGCGGAACCGAGCAGTccggaggggggcgggggaggtCGGACCAGTCCCGGCGGGGCCTCCTCCGACTCGTCTCAGAGCGGCGGCGGAGAGACCAGAGGAGACGGTGCCAAACGCTATTCGCCGCCGCTCTACACGCCGGCGTTGCGTTGCCACTTCAAAGACGAGAGCGGCGACGGAGCGGACGAGGGATCCACGGCAAACGGAGCCGGGCGCTGCAAGTATGCGCTGAGCACGTTACCCAAGAGGCTGTGTTTGGTCTGCGGGGATGTGGCGTCGGGCTACCACTACGGCGTGGCTTCGTGCGAGGCCTGCAAAGCGTTCTTCAAGAGAACCATCCAAG GTAACATTGAGTACAGCTGTCCTGCATCGAATGAGTGCGAGATCACCAAAAGGCGCAGAAAGGCTTGCCAGGCATGCCGCTTCACCAAGTGCCTTAAAGTGGGCATGCTGAAAGAGG GAGTTCGTCTCGATAGGGTCCGGGGTGGACGGCAGAAGTACAAAAGGCGCCCCGAAGTGGAGAATGCAACATACCAGAGTGTCCCCCTATCGCTGACTAAGGACAACGAAAAGG GTTCCTCAAACATCATCGTGTCCCACCTGTTAGTGGCCGAGCCAGAAAAGTTATTTGCAATGCCGGACCCCCTCCAGCCCGACACAGCCCAGCGCACACTTACCACCCTTTGCGACCTTGCTGACCGTGAGCTGGTGGTCATCATCGGCTGGGCCAAGCACATTCCGG GCTTCTTGTCTCTGTCGCTAGCAGACCAGATGTCTGTGCTACAATCGGTTTGGCTGGAGGTGCTGGTGCTGGGCGTGGCGTACCGCTCGCTTGGCTGCGAAGACGAGGTTGTGTTCGCCGAGGATTTTGTCCTTGACGAGGAAATGTCCCGCGTCGCCGGGCTGACGGAGCTAAATGCGGCAATCAGTCAACTCGCCCGACGTTTCCGCGCCCTAAATGTGGACCGAGAGGAGTTTGTCATGCTAAAAGCCATCGCGCTCACTAACTCAG ACTCTGTTTACATCGAAGATATGGAGGCTGTGCAGAAGCTGCGGGACCTCCTTCACCAGGCCCTGCTGGACCTGGAGTGTCAGCGGCGCCCGGACGACCCCCAGCGAGCCGGCCGCCTCCTTTTAACGCTGCCGCTACTCCGGCAGACCGCCGGTCGGGCTCTGACTACTTTCTACAGCATCAAGACCCGCGGTGGTATCCCCATGCACAAACTATTCTTGGAGATGCTGGAAGCCATGATGGACTCTCCCTAG
- the esrra gene encoding steroid hormone receptor ERR1 isoform X1 produces MQNMHNDMSSRDRRSDVYIKAEPSSPEGGGGGRTSPGGASSDSSQSGGGETRGDGAKRYSPPLYTPALRCHFKDESGDGADEGSTANGAGRCKYALSTLPKRLCLVCGDVASGYHYGVASCEACKAFFKRTIQGNIEYSCPASNECEITKRRRKACQACRFTKCLKVGMLKEGVRLDRVRGGRQKYKRRPEVENATYQSVPLSLTKDNEKGSSNIIVSHLLVAEPEKLFAMPDPLQPDTAQRTLTTLCDLADRELVVIIGWAKHIPGFLSLSLADQMSVLQSVWLEVLVLGVAYRSLGCEDEVVFAEDFVLDEEMSRVAGLTELNAAISQLARRFRALNVDREEFVMLKAIALTNSDSVYIEDMEAVQKLRDLLHQALLDLECQRRPDDPQRAGRLLLTLPLLRQTAGRALTTFYSIKTRGGIPMHKLFLEMLEAMMDSP; encoded by the exons ACGACATGTCTTCCAGGGATCGCCGGTCCGACGTCTACATCAAGGCGGAACCGAGCAGTccggaggggggcgggggaggtCGGACCAGTCCCGGCGGGGCCTCCTCCGACTCGTCTCAGAGCGGCGGCGGAGAGACCAGAGGAGACGGTGCCAAACGCTATTCGCCGCCGCTCTACACGCCGGCGTTGCGTTGCCACTTCAAAGACGAGAGCGGCGACGGAGCGGACGAGGGATCCACGGCAAACGGAGCCGGGCGCTGCAAGTATGCGCTGAGCACGTTACCCAAGAGGCTGTGTTTGGTCTGCGGGGATGTGGCGTCGGGCTACCACTACGGCGTGGCTTCGTGCGAGGCCTGCAAAGCGTTCTTCAAGAGAACCATCCAAG GTAACATTGAGTACAGCTGTCCTGCATCGAATGAGTGCGAGATCACCAAAAGGCGCAGAAAGGCTTGCCAGGCATGCCGCTTCACCAAGTGCCTTAAAGTGGGCATGCTGAAAGAGG GAGTTCGTCTCGATAGGGTCCGGGGTGGACGGCAGAAGTACAAAAGGCGCCCCGAAGTGGAGAATGCAACATACCAGAGTGTCCCCCTATCGCTGACTAAGGACAACGAAAAGG GTTCCTCAAACATCATCGTGTCCCACCTGTTAGTGGCCGAGCCAGAAAAGTTATTTGCAATGCCGGACCCCCTCCAGCCCGACACAGCCCAGCGCACACTTACCACCCTTTGCGACCTTGCTGACCGTGAGCTGGTGGTCATCATCGGCTGGGCCAAGCACATTCCGG GCTTCTTGTCTCTGTCGCTAGCAGACCAGATGTCTGTGCTACAATCGGTTTGGCTGGAGGTGCTGGTGCTGGGCGTGGCGTACCGCTCGCTTGGCTGCGAAGACGAGGTTGTGTTCGCCGAGGATTTTGTCCTTGACGAGGAAATGTCCCGCGTCGCCGGGCTGACGGAGCTAAATGCGGCAATCAGTCAACTCGCCCGACGTTTCCGCGCCCTAAATGTGGACCGAGAGGAGTTTGTCATGCTAAAAGCCATCGCGCTCACTAACTCAG ACTCTGTTTACATCGAAGATATGGAGGCTGTGCAGAAGCTGCGGGACCTCCTTCACCAGGCCCTGCTGGACCTGGAGTGTCAGCGGCGCCCGGACGACCCCCAGCGAGCCGGCCGCCTCCTTTTAACGCTGCCGCTACTCCGGCAGACCGCCGGTCGGGCTCTGACTACTTTCTACAGCATCAAGACCCGCGGTGGTATCCCCATGCACAAACTATTCTTGGAGATGCTGGAAGCCATGATGGACTCTCCCTAG